The Brassica oleracea var. oleracea cultivar TO1000 chromosome C7, BOL, whole genome shotgun sequence sequence TTGCCCGTGGACGTAGCCCTAGGGGTGAACCACGTTAAATATTTGTGTCGTACTTACATCGTTTTTATTCATCTGTTTCTTCTCACAATTGTTACAACAAACTGATATCAGAGCTTCGGATTGTGATCTAGTGAGAAGATGTCTGGAATAAGAGCGAAGATCGACAAGTTTGATGGGAGAAATAGCTTTAGTCTTTGGCAGATTAAGATGCAGGCGTTGTTGAAGCAACAAGGCATTTGGGGACCATTGTCAGAGAAGAAATCTGAAGCAGCTGATTTGGAGACTCTAGAAGAGAAGGCGTTCTCAACAATTTTGTTGTGTCTAGCAAACGAGATCATCATCGAAGTGTCAGATGAGAAAACTGCTACCAGTTTGTGGCAGAAGTTGGAGAGCTTGTACATGACAAAATCTCAAACGAACAAGCTACTTCTGAAGCAACGCCTCTTTGCCTTGCGTATGCAAGAAGGTATTGAGCTTCGCGACCATCTTGACAAGTTAAATTCGATATTCCTAGAGTTTCGTAACATCGATGTTAAGGTGGAGGATGAAGACGCTGCTCTAATCCTGTTGGTATCTTTGCCGAACTCTTTCGAGAACTTCGTGCAATCGTTCATTGTTGGCAAAGATACAGTGAGACTGGAAGAAGTTAGGTCGGCGCTTCACAGTTGGGAATTACGCCATAAGGCATCCAGCTCAGGGACAGACAATCAAGCATCNNNNNNNNNNNNNNNNNNNNNNNNNNNNNNNNNNNNNNNNNNNNNNNNNNNNNNNNNNNNNNNNNNNNNNNNNNNNNNNNNNNNNNNNNNNNNNNNNNNNNNNNNNNNNNNNNNNNNNNNNNNNNNNNNNNNNNNNNNNNNNNNNNNNNNNNNNNNNNNNNNNNNNNNNNNNNNNNNNNNNNNNNNNNNNNNNNNNNNNNNNNNNNNNNNNNNNNNNNNNNNNNNNNNNNNNNNNNNNNNNNNNNNNNNNNNNNNNNNNNNNNNNNNNNNNNNNNNNNNNNNNNNNNNNNNNNNNNNNNNNNNNNNNNNNNNNNNNNNNNNNNNNNNNNNNNNNNNNNNNNNNNNNNNNNNNNNNNNNNNNNNNNNNNNNNNNNNNNNNNNNNNNNNNNNNNNNNNNNNNNNNNNNNNNNNNNNNNNNNNNNNNNNNNNNNNNNNNNNNNNNNNNNNNNNNNNNNNNNNNNNNNNNNNNNNNNNNNNNNNNNNNNNNNNNNNNNNNNNNNNNNNNNNNNNNNNNNNNNNNNNNNNNNNNNNNNNNNNNNNNNNNNNNNNNNNNNNNNNNNNNNNNNNNNNNNNNNNNNNNNNNNNNNNNNNNNNNNNNNNNNNNNNNNNNNNNNNNNNNNNNNNNNNNNNNNNNNNNNNNNNNNNNNNNNNNNNNNNNNNNNNNNNNNNNNNNNNNNNNNNNNNNNNNNNNNNNNNNNNNNNNNNNNNNNNNNNNNNNNNNNNNNNNNTAGGCAGATTTGCTGAATATTCACTTTTAAGAGTGTTTATGGGCTACGGTGATGGAATCAAAAGGATATATGGTCTGGTCTCCATCAGAAAACCGAATGGTTCTAAGCAGGAATGGTGTCTTCAATGAAGCATCTATGGTTAGAAGCTCAGGGTCCAGTTCAGAAGCAGAAAAGGGTAGCACTGATAAACATGTGGAGCTGCAAGATGATCATGAAGTGATCGATGTGCAGGCACACACAGAAAATCAAGAGGAGCGTGTAGAAGATGTTCAGTTGGATTCTACGAAGATTCAACCGCTTGACGCTACATAGCGTAGCATCGTGAAAGATCAACCAAGAAGGGTTGTTGTCAGGCCACCAGAGAGATATCGCTTCGAGGATATGGTGGGTTATGCACTTCAGGTTGCAGAGGAAGTGGATGCGTCATCTACTTACATGGAAGCTGTTTCTCGTCCCGAGTCTGAGAAATGGCATGCTGCAACGAGAGACGTGGAGTCTCATCAGAAGAATCATACATGGGACCTGACCACATTACCATCGGAGAGAAGGGATGTTACATGCAAGTGGGTCTTCATGATTAAGGATGGAGCATCACTGGCAGGAGGAGCTAAGTATAAAGCTCGGATTATTGCAAGAAGTTTCAGTCAGAGAGATGGAGTAGACTACAATGAGATATTCTCATCGATGGTCAGACATACGTCAATCAGAGTGTTGCTAACGCTGGTAGCACGTCAGGACTTGGAGCTTGAGCAATTTGATGTGAAGACAGTGTATCTTCATGGAGAGCTAGAGGAGATATACAAGACTCAGCCATATGGTCGTCGAGTTCCTGAAAAGGATGACTAAGTGTGTACACTTCAGAAGTCACTTTGTAGATTTAAGCAGTCTCTCAGAGGATGGTACAAGAGATTCGACAGCTATATAATCAAGTTGGGCTACATCAGAAGTCCTTATGATTGGTGTGTCTGCATGAGTAAGTTGAAGGATGCGACGTTCATCTGTTTGGTACTCTACGTTGATGACATGTTGTTAGCTGAAGAGAAGTGTGACATCGAGAAGCTGGAGCTTCTGGGTTTTGAAGTTGAGATGAATGATTTGGGTGCAGCAATGAAGATTTTAGGGATGGAGATCTTCAGAGATAGGGAGAAGGAGTTGTTCTTGTCACAGAAGGCCTACATTAATGAGGTGTTGACAAGGTTCGTGATGTCTTCAGATGAACCTATCAGTATTCTGTGCACTGCAAATGTTCATCTCACCATGTATATGGTTTAGCCCGTTGGGGCATCTGGCCCGTTGGGGCATCATGCCCGTCGGGGCATCTTGTCCGCAAGGACATCTGGCCCGTTGGGGCTTCTGGTCCGTAAGGACATCTGGCTCGTTGGGGCGAACGTCCCGTTGGGGCATCTGGTCCGCATGGACATCTGGTCCCCAAGGACATCTGGCCCGTTGGGGCATTTGGTCTGCAAGGACATTTGGCCCGCAAGGATATCTGGTCCGTTGGGACATCCGGCCCGTTGGGGCATCTAGTCCGTTGGGACATCTGGTCCGTTGGGACATCCAGTCCGTTGGGATATCCGGCTGATGACGAACGTCTGGCTCTAGTTGAGCATCTGGCCGTTAAAGGGCGTCTGGTTCGTCATAGCAACACATCTGGTCCGAAGGGACATCTGAGGCAAAGAGAGCGATGGTACATTTGGCGTTGAAGAACGCATCTGGTACATTTGGCGTTAATGGCGTATCTGGCACTTGAAAGTGGATCTTGTACATCTGGCGCTGATGGCGCATCTTGTACATCTGGCGCAGAGAAATGCATCTGGTACATCTGGCACTTGAAGGTGCATCTGGTACATCTGTTATTGAGAGGATTCAAGTCAAGCTGGAGAATTGTTGATATGCCTTGAATCTGGATGTTACATCTAGGTGATGGATGTTACATCACGTACATCATACCGACTCGGTTGCATAAGGAGCGTTGCATCAAGTTATTATGGATGTTACATCTGATCGTGGGCTTAAGCCCATGAGTCCGTTTAGTCTAGAGTTTTAGATGCGAGGTGTTACTATATATATCTTGTACTCGAAGTAACCCTGAACTTGCACTCTGTAAGCTCAATATCGCCTCCAATAATAATATCTCTGTTTGCCCGTGGACGTAGCCCTAGGGGTGAACCACGTTAAATATTTGTGTCGTAGTTAAATCGTTTTTATTCATCTGTTTCCGCATCTGTTTCTTCTCACAATTGTTACAACAATTTGTATGTGTATCCTATGACTTAGAGCTATTAATCCAATGATTGTATCGACTTTTGCTTGAATCCTTGTATGATTGTAACCGTAAGAATATGCCCATTTCGTAAAAACTAAATAATTTTTTTAAAAGAGTTTTTTTAATGCTAAATAATTATGATATTACAACTACGAGAAATTTTATTTACGATTCTACAGCGTATGAGAAATCACGCCCTGACTACATCACCTGAACCGCCCTATGAGATACATGCTTGCCGGTATTTCTTGTGCCATGCTGCAGATCTCTTGTAAGTTTTTTTTCCTTAATTTGCATAATTCCACTTTTTCTGAAATTTGACCCAAACCTCGTGGCGTAGAAACATTAATTAACACTTAATCAAATTACTGGACGAAAAAAAAGTTTATGATCTTGTTATCATCATCGAGTATAATAAATCTACTTCCATTTAGAGAAACCTACGTCGTTTAGTTGTTATAAACGTTTTCCTGGAGAAACAGCCTGCCGTTTTTACAGTCAGAGGTCGAACGATACGTTGTTCGCATCTCACGTGAAGAACCTGCACATGACAGTCTTATCTCGGTTTTGTCGTCGTTTCAAGAAATTGGCCACAAGAGACAATTTAAAAAGAAAAAAAAAACAGACAGACAGATCTCTCCCTCCGTCGTCTTTGACTCTTTTGGTTTCATTCTACTTGGTCGGAGAAAGATGTCTCCGGTAGCAACAAGAGCAAAGCTTCACGTAGCGATGGTGGTGTTTCAGACGGGATACGCGGGGAATCACGTGATCATGAGATTTGCTCTAAACTTGGGAGTAAGCAAACTCGTCTTCCCACTTTACCGGACCATCATCGCTCTCTCTGTTCTTGCTCCCTCTGCTTACTTCCTTGAAAAGTAATCTAACCCAACCAATCTTTAGTTATTTATTCCAGTTTTATGTAATATTGATTCTTAGTATTATTATTTGTATATTGGTAAACAGAAAAGAAAGGCCAGGGATGAACACCAGTTTACTGATTCAGTTCTTCCTTCTTGGACTTGTCGGGTACGATCTTCTTTTAAACCTTAGATTGTAGGTTGGACTTGATATGTTTTTTTTTGTTTGTTTGTTTGTTTGTTTGATGCGTGTTTATATCTATATATAGCATAACATTAAACCAAGGCTTTTACATATTTGGATTGGACAATACCTCACCAACATTCGCATCAGCAACTGAGAATGCTGTTCCTGCTGTTTCATTCCTCATGGCCGCTTTGCTCGGGTATATCTCTCTCTCTCTCTCTCTCTTGATTCTTGTAAAAATCTCACTTTCACTCATTAATACTTAAGACACACACACACACTATTATAGAATAGAGAAGGTAGAGTTGAAGAGGAGAGATGGTATAGCCAAAGTGGTGGGCACATTTGTATCGGTGGCAGGTTCTTTGGTCATAACGCTATATAAAGGGCCAACCATTTACGAACCGAGCCAGCGTATAATGGACCAGTCCATAGTAAATGGTGGATCAGAAAGAGAGGAAGAAAACAAGAACTGGACGTTGGGATGTCTGTGCTTGATGGGTCACTGCTTATGCTGGTCAAGCTGGATTGTGTTACAATCACCATTGCTTAAGAAGTACCCTGCTCGATTCTCCTTCATCTCGTGCTCATGCTTTTTCGCAGTAATCCAGTTCTTTGGCATCTCTGCTTATTTCGAGAGAGATGTGGAGAGCTGGAAGATACTATCAGGAGGGGAAGTGTACGCGTTGCTATACACTGTAAGTGTTTTGATCTTTTAGATTTAGTATTTTTCGTTCTTTTATAGTATTCGGTAAGTGTTGATATATGGAATGAATAAAAATGTCTTAGGGATTGGTGGGATCAGCGATGGTGTTTGCAATACAAATATATGTGGTGGAGAGAGGGGGACCTCTGTTTGTATCAGCCTACTTGCCACTACAAACTCTAGTAGCTGCTGTTTTAGCCACCTTTGCTCTTGGTGAACACTTGTACCTTGGAGGGTATGTCTACTCAATAATAATCAGAAACGTATTTTGTTATTTTCATATCATTATATTGCTTATTTTTTTTGGTATGTCAGAATGATTGGGGCAATACTAATCATTAGTGGACTCTACTTGGTTGTGATGGGAAAGAGTTGGGAGAGTCAAGCTCTAATTGTTAGCCGCCAACAGCAACAACGCTTTGTTTATTCAGCAACAGACGAAGATGGTGATGAAGAAGAGCATAACAAAGAAAAGAGATGTAGTATCATTCAACCATTAATTACATCTTAAGCTCTGCTCTCTCTCCAAATGGTAACCTGCGGAACTACTGCGAAATAACTGCTGTTCGGTTCTAATTGTAACAGAAAACATATACACAAGTATATGTAAAAAATTCTGTTACTATTAAGGGTGGTGCAGTTGGTCACCATTGATACCATTCCGAACTTTAAATAATAAAAATTGCACGATTACTTCATCCTTATTTTAAATTTAATTTTGAAGATAAAAAGTTCGATTTTGTCAGTTATTTCGTTTCTTGTAAAAGCGAACGAGGCAGCATATATATGTGTATGAGCTCGACACCGAGAGAGTGAGAGAGTGATGATTCAGAGAAAAGTGGGGAGTAGTATCAAATCAAATACTTCGTGCTTATCCTCCTTACTAGTATTTCGACGAAATTCTCACTCGCGTATTCGCGGGTACGAGAGTAACGGCCAAGTCGTAGAGAAGAAGAAGCAACACGATGGGTTGTTTCTTCAAAAGAGCAAAGGCCAACACCTTCTTACCAACACCAGAATCCTCGACGCCATTGTCCGAAGCTCAGATGTTAGGCCCACCGACACTGTCTTGGAGATTGGTCCCGGTACTGGAAATCTCACCATGAAACTTCTAGAAGCCGCCCAGCACGTCATAGCCGTGGAACTAGATAAGCGTATGGTTGAGATTCTCCGCGCAAGGGTCTCTGACCATGCTCTTCAGCATAAACTTACGGTACACTCTCTCTGCTTGTATATAAGCGCACACAACCTGTTCGATGAAATGACCAAAAAAAAAGAAAGAGGTCTCTGACCTCTTTGTTTTCTGTTATAGATTATTCAGAAAGATGTCCTCAAGACAGACTTCCCTGAGTTTGATCTCGTGGTTGCTAATATCCCATACAACATATCTTCCCCTCTGGTGGCGAAGCTTGTCTACGGCTCCAACACCTTCCGCACCGCCACGCTCTTGCTTCAGAAGGAATTCTCCCGCCGCCTCTTGGCTAACCCTGGCGACTCTGATTTCAACAGACTGGCTGTGAACGTGAAGCTTCTGGCTGATGTCAAATTCGTTATGGATGTGAGCAAAAGAGAGTTTGTTCCACCACCTAAAGTTGATTCCTCCGTTGTCATGATCACGCCCAAGGAGGTGAAACCTGATGTTGATGTTCGAGAATGGCTGGCCTTCACTCGCACCTGTTTTGGGAAGAAGAATAAGACGCTTGGTTCCATGTTTAGGCAGAAGAAGAAGGTCATGGAGCTGCTGAGTTTGTCCGAAGCTGGAATTGCTACGAATGCAAGTGATGTTGTTGAAGAACAAGGGGATAACCGTCTCTTGTGTTTGGATACAGATGCAAGTGTATTCAAGGAAAGGGTGATTGGAATTCTGAAATCGAATGGGTTCGAAGACAAGAGACCGTCGAAGCTCTCTCATGGTCAGTTATTGCGTTTGCTTTCTTTGTTTAACCAAGCTGCCATATTTTTCCATTCCTTACCAATGGATCTACACGATTATTGATGCCCAGATTTTGTTTTAACTATTTAAAACAACAGCTGCTCTGCCTTTAATCGAACCTATTAATTCTACAAGTTTTTATTTATGTAATTGTAAATCAAAAAGAATGACACTGTCTTGTCTTCCTTGAGTTAAACCAAATAAAAAGATTAAAGATGATGATATCTTTGTCCCCTTGGAGCCTTGGAGGTTGTTTTAGCAATTTCAGCACGTTTTCATAGACAATGAAAGTGGTACAAGAAGCAGGCACATTTTTCAAATTAGATCTTAGTCCCCTGTAGAAACCTCATAGAGCGTGAGCTGTGTTCTTGTACTTTACTATTGTTACCAAAAGCGCCCCAGTACTTTTAAATTGACCAAAAGCATGTTTATCTAGTGCACCTTGAAAATTAACCAATCACCAAAATAAATCTTCAAATACACTCGAAGGAGAACACACATTCATACAAGCAAAGGCAAAAGAAAAAGATGACACGTCGTCCATGCCAAACAAATGCATGAAACTAAACCATGATATATAGTATAAGGGTTTGATTAATAAGCTGCATGGTTAACCCTCCGACAGATTCTCCGGATCTCTCCCCTCGCGCCCGTCAACGGAGAGATATTTCCCATCTTCACCATCGACTTCGCGAACTGCTCAAAGAAGGCCTCTTGATTCTCAGCATAGAGCTCCACCAGCTCCTTTGACTCTCTGTTCTTTGTGAACAGAACCTCGTCAGAGCTCAATAGCCCTTTGTACATGATGAGGTTCTTGAAGTAGTGGTTGTCGAACTTGAAGGGCGTCACCAAGTCGAGGAAGAAGAGGTTTTGGTCACCGCCGGATCTTGGACATTGCTTACGCAACACGGAACCGTAGTATTGGTTTAGGGTTAGATCAGGCTTGCCGTTGCCAGACTGGTTGTACAACCTCTGCCGGAAACTTGTGCACCTCGAGTTTCCAATGGTGTGACTTCCTACAAATCATACGAAACAAAACCCCTTCTAACTATAACAACTGAACTTAATCAGCAAAGCAAATGTAACAATACTTCCGGGGCTTTCTAAACGATTTTATTATCAAAGCTGGTGTAACGTTTGACAAGCCCTTCAACATCTACTTAACACGTTTAAAATGTTTTCAAAACCTAAAATAAAAATAAAATAATATGGGGAGTTTTCTAACGATTTTTAAGGGTCGGTTAATATATATAGGTAAGTTGTTACAAATGAATATTGTAATTAATTAATACCTGAGAGGGAGACAAGATCGACAAGATTAAGGCCTTGACGCTTGAACTTAGTGAGGATAGTTTGAAAAGTGTTGTTGGGAGCAGGAATGTCATTGTTGGAACCACTCAAGCTTGCTCCTCTCGCGTCTCTTCTTCCTAGAGGTACTTCCCAACTCGGTCCACCTGTCTGTATTATTTTCATATGACCATGTGTTGAACTAATTAAGTTTTTAGTGATAATTAGTATTACAAATAATTTCATAATTTGTCGTTCTGACTTACAATGACGGTTGAGTCTCTAGCGGCTAGAGCCAAGATATCAGCGCAAGAAACTGTTTCAGGACACTCTTGTTCTAATGCATGTTTGATCTCTTCGATGACTTCGAAACCACGGGCTGAGTTTCGGTTAGGGTTTGATCGTTTCTCGCTGATTATGGTTCCACTGTTGTCCAATAGTATGGAAGCATCACATCCCTGCATGCAGTACACGAGAAAGAAATATGTTGAACGAAAATTTAATTATTCCATAGTAAAATAAGGTTGGGAAGTTTCTAAGGTTGAAACCTTGACGAAACAATCGTGGAAATGGAGTCTGAGCAAGGAGGCGGGCATGCGAGGATCCTGTGCGAATGCTTTGGCGACAATTGACTGAACAATCTCTTGAGCTTTAGGACATGAGTGGTCGTAGTACTGAGGGAAGAGATAACTACCACTTTCATAGGCTTTGGAACTCAAACAAAGAGGAGAGAAGGCGATGAGAGAGAGGGCTACGATAAAAATGTTCAATGATACAGCCATTTTGGGGGTTCTTTTGGTTGATTTTCTACAAAAGTAATTGAGGTTTAACTCAATCGGTTTCTTGTAACTAATTGAGTTTCTTGTGATAGAATGGGTTCCATACTTACATCATTTATAGAGTATACTTTGTGGAAATTTGAGAAAGGCGTTGGAGTTGGTAACTAATCTTAGATATTGGGTTAGATAGATACATTATTCTTTAAGGATTGGTTTGAATACGAGATATTTGTTGAGAGTTGTATTGTGTTCACCGTTGATGATGATCACTTTATATATGGAACTAATATTAAGTTTGCAGTTAGTCAAGTCATATACCAAACCGAGA is a genomic window containing:
- the LOC106307091 gene encoding ribosomal RNA small subunit methyltransferase, mitochondrial, whose protein sequence is MIQRKVGSSIKSNTSCLSSLLVFRRNSHSRIRGYESNGQVVEKKKQHDGLFLQKSKGQHLLTNTRILDAIVRSSDVRPTDTVLEIGPGTGNLTMKLLEAAQHVIAVELDKRMVEILRARVSDHALQHKLTIIQKDVLKTDFPEFDLVVANIPYNISSPLVAKLVYGSNTFRTATLLLQKEFSRRLLANPGDSDFNRLAVNVKLLADVKFVMDVSKREFVPPPKVDSSVVMITPKEVKPDVDVREWLAFTRTCFGKKNKTLGSMFRQKKKVMELLSLSEAGIATNASDVVEEQGDNRLLCLDTDASVFKERVIGILKSNGFEDKRPSKLSHGQLLRLLSLFNQAAIFFHSLPMDLHDY
- the LOC106307090 gene encoding WAT1-related protein At3g53210; this translates as MSPVATRAKLHVAMVVFQTGYAGNHVIMRFALNLGVSKLVFPLYRTIIALSVLAPSAYFLEKKERPGMNTSLLIQFFLLGLVGITLNQGFYIFGLDNTSPTFASATENAVPAVSFLMAALLGIEKVELKRRDGIAKVVGTFVSVAGSLVITLYKGPTIYEPSQRIMDQSIVNGGSEREEENKNWTLGCLCLMGHCLCWSSWIVLQSPLLKKYPARFSFISCSCFFAVIQFFGISAYFERDVESWKILSGGEVYALLYTGLVGSAMVFAIQIYVVERGGPLFVSAYLPLQTLVAAVLATFALGEHLYLGGMIGAILIISGLYLVVMGKSWESQALIVSRQQQQRFVYSATDEDGDEEEHNKEKRCSIIQPLITS
- the LOC106304469 gene encoding peroxidase 72; translation: MAVSLNIFIVALSLIAFSPLCLSSKAYESGSYLFPQYYDHSCPKAQEIVQSIVAKAFAQDPRMPASLLRLHFHDCFVKGCDASILLDNSGTIISEKRSNPNRNSARGFEVIEEIKHALEQECPETVSCADILALAARDSTVITGGPSWEVPLGRRDARGASLSGSNNDIPAPNNTFQTILTKFKRQGLNLVDLVSLSGSHTIGNSRCTSFRQRLYNQSGNGKPDLTLNQYYGSVLRKQCPRSGGDQNLFFLDLVTPFKFDNHYFKNLIMYKGLLSSDEVLFTKNRESKELVELYAENQEAFFEQFAKSMVKMGNISPLTGARGEIRRICRRVNHAAY